In one window of Helianthus annuus cultivar XRQ/B chromosome 17, HanXRQr2.0-SUNRISE, whole genome shotgun sequence DNA:
- the LOC110923209 gene encoding uncharacterized protein LOC110923209, with protein sequence MHRQPKSEFRPSSGATFLTDELSHPNTQPSPLKPPSSEQQERPPPPQSDGGATAETETGEKERRDGERGRESDEREEERAMRERKRWSAQPSTATEPVTVVHGGSGTSDDTSFSEFHRCGSGRSTTWQRWWRCSVLVQVLV encoded by the exons ATGCACCGGCAACCGAAGTCGGAGTTCCGACCGAGCTCCGGCGCCACCTTCCTCACCGACGAGCTCTCTCACCCAAACACCCAACCCTCACCTCTTAAACCCCCCTCTTCCGAGCAACAGgaacgaccaccaccaccacagtccGATGGTGGTGCGACGGCAGAGACAGAGACAGGAGAGAAAGAGAGACGAGACggagagagaggaagagagagcgatgagagagaggaagagagagcgatgagagagagaaagagatggtCGGCTCAACCATCGACGGCGACGGAGCCGGTGACAGTGGTTCACGGCGGCAGTGGTACCTCCGACGACACTTCCTTTTCCG AGTTTCACCGATGTGGTTCCGGCAGATCGACGACGTGGCAGAGATGGTGGAGGTGTTCCGTTTTGGTTCAGGTTCTGGTTTGA